A genomic region of Parambassis ranga chromosome 7, fParRan2.1, whole genome shotgun sequence contains the following coding sequences:
- the avpr2aa gene encoding vasopressin V2 receptor, with protein MESISVETDWDGLGLSVLSATGRSNFSSSVASELNTFNTSHSGGSFFGLFPENGSNTTPRTLPQPTMRDLGLARAEIAVLGLVLALTTLGNSFVLWVLLRRRKYNAPMHVFMVNLCVADLVVALFQVLPQLIWDITERFQGPDLLCRSVKYLQIVGMFASSYMIVAMTVDRHHAICCPLQAYRGGAVSRWNTPVMVAWGLALVLSIPQVFIFSRSEVAPGEFECWGHFAEPWGLKAYVTWMTVAVFLLPALIITICQIRIFREIHNNIYLKSERMVMAELKKSEILFRFHSFKKEDERARERGRRASGGGSREGRGGGGQLLKGANNCLHNNTHNCQVGECYNCVPPAIQYSSCPSEHVMTTTTASPMQQQQTLTSSECQESYSGSPRCSLDFVPPPPPATPPPSITKAMSKTVRMTLVIVLVYTICWSPFFIVQLWAAWDPNPPDQGVAFTILMLLASLNSCTNPWIYTAFSSSVSRELQNLLHCRSRPGRRGSLPDDSTTTHTSTTKDNLY; from the exons ATGGAAAGCATCAGCGTGGAAACGGACTGGGATGGGTTAGGCCTCTCTGTTCTGAGTGCAACAGGAAGAAGCAACTTCTCTTCCTCCGTTGCCTCTGAACTGAACACATTCAACACCTCTCACAGCGGGGGATCCTTCTTTGGGCTCTTCCCTGAGAATGGTTCCAATACCACACCTCGCACGCTGCCCCAGCCCACCATGAGAGATCTGGGCCTTGCCCGGGCTGAGATTGCAGTGCTTGGCCTGGTGCTGGCTCTCACCACTCTGGGGAACAGCTTTGTGTTGTGGGTGCTCctcagaaggaggaagtacaatgcACCAATGCACGTTTTCATGGTCAACCTATGTGTGGCTGACCTGGTCGTGGCTCTTTTTCAG gttCTTCCCCAGCTTATTTGGGACATAACTGAAAGGTTTCAGGGGCCTGACTTGCTCTGCCGGTCCGTCAAGTACTTACAGATTGTGGGCATGTTTGCTTCGTCGTACATGATAGTTGCCATGACGGTAGATCGGCACCATGCCATCTGCTGTCCACTGCAAGCCTACCGCGGGGGAGCAGTCTCCCGCTGGAACACCCCAGTCATGGTGGCCTGGGGCTTGGCACTAGTCCTCAGCATACCACAG GTGTTCATCTTCTCTCGCTCAGAAGTGGCTCCTGGTGAATTTGAGTGCTGGGGTCACTTTGCCGAGCCATGGGGGCTGAAGGCCTATGTCACCTGGATGACTGTGGCTGTCTTCCTCCTGCCCGCCCTCATCATTACCATCTGTCAG ATAAGAATCTTTCGTGAGATTCACAATAACATCTACCTGAAGTCAGAGAGGATGGTGATGGCTGAGCTGAAGAAGAGTGAAATCCTGTTTCGCTTCCACAGCTTTAAGAAGGAGGATGAGCGGGCCAGGGAGAGGGGAAGACGGGCGTCCGGAGGCGGCAGCagggaaggaagaggaggaggaggacagctgtTAAAGGGTGCAAATAACTGCCTTCACAATAACACCCATAACTGTCAAGTGGGGGAGTGTTACAACTGTGTACCACCTGCTATTCAGTATAGCAGTTGTCCTAGTGAGCATgtgatgacaacaacaacagcatcaccaatgcagcagcagcaaacgcTGACCAGCTCAGAGTGCCAGGAGTCCTACAGCGGCTCTCCTCGCTGCTCTCTTGATTTTgttcctcctcccccaccaGCCACTCCACCTCCAAGCATTACTAAAGCCATGTCTAAAACAGTGAGAATGACCCTGGTCATCGTGCTCGTCTATACTATCTGCTGGTCGCCGTTCTTCATCGTCCAGCTGTGGGCAGCCTGGGACCCCAACCCTCCAGACCAAG GAGTGGCCTTCACCATCCTGATGCTGCTTGCCAGTCTGAACTCGTGCACCAACCCCTGGATCTACACAGCTTTCTCCAGCAGTGTGTCCAGAGAACTGCAAAACCTGCTACACTGTCGGTCACGGCCCGGCCGCCGGGGATCTCTGCCTGATGACTCCACCACCACGCACACTTCCACCACCAAGGACAACCTGTactga
- the ssr4 gene encoding translocon-associated protein subunit delta: MIRIAAFLALLVVACSGESCTDPVITPSAYTTSDAVISSESVFIVELSLTCANGAQSVTLYADVNGRQFPVTRGQDVGKYQVSWSLPHKQASSGTYQVKFFDEESYSALRKAQRNNEDVNAIQPLFSVNIDHRGAWNGPWVSTEVVAALIGILVYYMAFTAKSTIQA; encoded by the exons ATGATTCGCATAGCCGCATTCCTCGCGCTGCTGGTGGTTGCCTGCTCGG GAGAGAGCTGCACAGATCCAGTCATCACGCCGTCGGCCTACACCACGTCTGACGCCGTCATCTCCTCTGAGTCTGTCTTCATCGTTGAACTCAGCCTGACTTGTGCCAACGGAGCACAG agTGTGACCCTGTATGCTGATGTCAATGGAAGACAGTTCCCTGTGACTAGAGGCCAGGATGTTGGCAAGTACCAG GTGTCCTGGAGTCTTCCTCACAAACAGGCCAGCTCTGGAACATATCAGGTCAAGTTCTTTGATGAGGAGTCCTACAGTGCCCTGCGCAAG gccCAGAGAAACAATGAAGATGTGAATGCTATTCAGCCTCTCTTCTCTGTCAACATTGACCATAGG GGAGCGTGGAACGGCCCGTGGGTTTCTACTGAGGTCGTCGCTGCCCTAATCGGGATCCTTGTCTACTACATGGCCTTCACTGCTAAGAGTACCATCCAGGCATaa
- the LOC114438647 gene encoding SLIT-ROBO Rho GTPase-activating protein 3-like, protein MTSQLKIRKERVGTLDYDTQIKEVRCQLVDQLKVLDLQLEQKNQQLQDLADYLRRRGEIESEYARSLEKLAERFTSRTKRKEPSSHSVTQVWVALLSQTRQESRDHSGLSECCSNFLIQPLTHCLEYTQRLAKKSKDICTQLQDGLLKVTTELQTAWRTYYQYHSDYVCAEGKLREAEKQEEKQKQSAAKKLERLIEKRQGKVQEIHLKCSKARNDYLLNLAAANSSMNKYYLQDISTLIDCADVGYHLSLGRVMQAYLSRQWQNQQNLSTGLKQFQTAVSGLDQSHDRDTLLKDHYNTFCMPLRFPYQPHDEDQVSEVSAEGEMRCELETRFKQIQTRLKAVNQETEEAGTSMSSFEASLLEGIGDDDLDLSGSSQEGSTENLTVKPSVARRRANLQEMENLYFTKVKDYLLGSSLVSKLQAKHDLLKVAVEKAEASNGHQPRHTGKSVRVRKNPSSANLVHNHKLFNGDMLCFIQASGQQIPFVVQSCIRFINLNGLHHEGIFRVPGSQVEVNNLKDAFERGEDPLAERQYDLDSVAGVLKLYFRCLENPLFPIDSTGQLLEHAQIKNEADRAAQLKTVISSYPEPVIIVMRYLFAFLHHVSQYSDENMMQPYNLAVCFGPSLVRGAQDDDVVTLQPQINALVKSIILQHESIFPSRSEVQGPVYEKCMTLEQDDCEPINEEGDVAAECSREDVETRAAGNSSSSMSAAPTQKKSARPRANSSGALENSRSPARPAGGSITSGGKMTLQIPVGPQCKPRRMPSPGYVRREHQQRLSSEDIVVQIDKEVHRQMNSVFQELLLRKTSQEHSPAVSSPSAQEAPQRKGKQDGRRGRGAGLFKAADTVD, encoded by the exons ATGACTTCCCAATTAAAGATCCGTAAGGAAAGGGTTGGCACACTGGACTATGACACACAAATCAAAG AAGTCCGTTGTCAGTTAGTAGATCAACTGAAGGTGTTGGACCTGCAACTTGAGCAGAAGAACCAGCAGCTGCAAGACTTAGCAGACTACCTGCGGCGGCGGGGTGAGATTGAAAGCGAGTATGCTCGCTCCCTGGAAAAACTTGCCGAACGGTTTACTTCAAGGACTAAGAG AAAGGAGCCCAGTAGTCACTCAGTGACCCAAGTCTGGGTGGCTCTCCTGTCCCAGACCCGCCAAGAAAGTAGGGACCACAGTGGACTGAGTGAATGTTGCAGTAACTTTCTCATCCAGCCGCTCACTCACTGTCTGGAGTACACACAGCGGCTTGCCAAGAAG AGTAAAGACATTTGTACTCAGCTACAGGATGGGCTGCTCAAGGttaccacagagctgcagact gcaTGGCGCACATACTACCAGTACCACTCAGACTATGTGTGTGCAGAGGGCAAGCTAAGGGAGGCAGAGAAACAAGAGGAGAAGCAGAAGCAAAGTGCTGCTAAGAAACTGGAGAGGTTGATAGAAAAA AGACAGGGGAAGGTTCAAGAGATACACCTGAAGTGCAGCAAGGCTCGAAACGACTACCTCCTCAACCTGGCTGCAGCCAATTCCTCCATGAATAAGTATTACCTCCAAGACATCTCTACTCTCATAGAT TGTGCAGATGTGGGGTACCACCTCTCTTTGGGACGGGTGATGCAGGCCTACCTGTCCAGGCAGTGGCAGAACCAGCAGAACCTAAGCACAGGTCTAAAGCAGTTCCAGACGGCAGTGTCTGGACTGGATCAGAGCCATGACAGGGATACTCTTCTAAAGGACCACTACAACACCTTCTGTATGCCTCTTCGCTTCCCCTATCAGCCCCACGACGAGGACCAG GTCTCTGAGGTCAGTGCAGAGGGTGAGATGAGATGTGAGCTGGAGACGCGATTCAAACAGATACAAACCCGACTCAAAGCTGTCAACCAGGAAACTGAGGAG GCTGGTACGAGCATGTCCTCATTTGAGGCGTCTCTCTTGGAGGGTATTGGCGATGAtgatctggacctcagtggttCATCCCAGGAGGGCAGCACGGAGAACCTGACCGTCAAGCCCAGTGTAGCCCGACGCAGAGCTAACCTGCAGGAAATGGAAAACCTATATTTCACA AAAGTAAAAGACTACCTTCTTGGCAGCTCCCTGGTATCTAAACTGCAAGCCAAACATGACCTGCTGAAAGTGGCTGTGGAAAAAG CTGAAGCATCAAACGGCCATCAGCCAAG ACACACCGGAAAGTCCGTACGTGTCAGGAAGAATCCCTCAAGTGCCAATTTGGTGCACAACCACAAGCTTTTCAATGGAGACATGCTGTGTTTTATACAG GCATCGGGACAACAGATTCCATTTGTTGTGCAAAGTTGCATTCGCTTTATCAACCTCAATG GTCTCCACCATGAAGGCATATTCAGAGTGCCCGGGTCTCAGGTGGAGGTCAATAACCTGAAGGATGCCTTTGAGAGAG GAGAGGACCCCCTGGCTGAGCGCCAGTACGACCTGGACTCCGTGGCTGGAGTGCTGAAGCTCTATTTCAGGTGTCTGGAGAATCCTCTCTTCCCCATCGACAGCACCGGCCAGCTCCTGGAGCATGCCC AAATAAAGAATGaggcagacagagcagctcagcTCAAAACGGTCATCTCATCCTACCCCGAGCCTGTCATCATCGTCATGAGATACCTCTTCGCATTCCTTCATCA TGTGTCTCAGTATAGTGACGAGAACATGATGCAGCCTTACAActtggctgtgtgttttggccCCAGCCTGGTAAGGGGAGCTCAGGATGATGATGTTgtcaccctgcagcctcagatCAACGCCCTGGTCAAGAGCATCATTCTCCAGCACGAAAGCATCTTCCCCAGTCGGAGTGAAGTACAGGGACCAGTGTATGAGAAATGCATGACACTAGAGCAGGATGACTG TGAACCTATCAATGAGGAAGGAGATGTAGCAGCAGAGTGTAGCAGAGAGG ATGTGGAAACAAGAGCTGCAGGTAACAGCAGCTCAAGCATGTCTGCAGCACCAACACAGAAAAAGTCAGCGCGTCCCAGAGCCAACAGCAGTGGTGCCCTAGAAAACAGCAGGTCACCAGctagaccagcagggggcagcatcaCTTCAGGTGGAAAGATGACTCTTCAGATTCCTGTTGGGCCACAGTGCAAGCCACGGAGAATGCCCTCTCCTGGTTATGTGCGCAGGGA acatcagCAACGCTTGTCCTCTGAGGACATAGTTGTCCAAATAGACAAG GAGGTCCATCGCCAGATGAACTCTGTCTTCCAGGAGCTTCTTCTGAGGAAAACATCACAGGAGCACAGCCCTGCTGTTTCCTCCCCCTCTGCCCAAGAAGCTCCTCAAAGGAAAGGTAAGCAGGATGGACGCAGGGGGAGAGGAGCAGGGCTCTTTAAAGCAGCAGATACAGTGGACTGA
- the naa10 gene encoding N-alpha-acetyltransferase 10 isoform X1 produces MNIRNARPEDLMNMQHCNLLCLPENYQMKYYFYHGLSWPQLSYIAEDENGKIVGYVLAKMEEDPDDVPHGHITSLAVKRSHRRLGLAQKLMDQASRAMIENFNAKYVSLHVRKSNRAALHLYSNTLKFQISEVEPKYYADGEDAYAMKRDLAHMADELRKPGVRVSGQETPSGQNPSGSGDQERESERDSGGESKELSEVSEATESTDVKDSSSDSQ; encoded by the exons ATGAATATACGAAATGCGAGA CCGGAGGACCTTATGAACATGCAGCACTGCAATCTGCTGTGTCTCCCAGAAAACTACCAGATGAAATACTACTTTTATCACGGGTTGTCCTGGCCTCAG ctGTCTTACATCGCAGAGGATGAAAATGGAAAAATTGTGGGATATGTGCTGGCAAAGAT GGAGGAGGACCCAGACGATGTCCCCCATGGACACATCACATCCCTG GCAGTGAAGCGGTCCCACAGACGTCTCGGTCTAGCTCAGAAGCTGATGGACCAGGCTAGCCGGGCCATGATAGAAAACTTTAATGCTAAATATGTCTCGCTGCATGTCCGTAAAAG CAACCGAGCAGCCCTACACCTGtactcaaacacactcaaatTCCA GATTAGTGAGGTAGAGCCTAAATACTATGCAGATGGAGAGGATGCCTATGCTATGAAGAGAGATCTGGCTCATATGGCTGACGAG CTGAGGAAACCCGGAGTTCGTGTGTCGGGTCAAGAGACACCATCTGGCCAGAACCCTTCGGGGTCTGGCGACCAGgagagagaaagcgagagaGACAGCGGAGGAGAGAGCAAAGAGCTGAGTGAAGTCAGCGAGGCAACAGAAAGCACAGATGTTAAAGATTCTTCCTCTGATTCACAATGA
- the naa10 gene encoding N-alpha-acetyltransferase 10 isoform X2 produces the protein MNIRNARPEDLMNMQHCNLLCLPENYQMKYYFYHGLSWPQLSYIAEDENGKIVGYVLAKMEEDPDDVPHGHITSLAVKRSHRRLGLAQKLMDQASRAMIENFNAKYVSLHVRKSNRAALHLYSNTLKFQISEVEPKYYADGEDAYAMKRDLAHMADEVTFSNNL, from the exons ATGAATATACGAAATGCGAGA CCGGAGGACCTTATGAACATGCAGCACTGCAATCTGCTGTGTCTCCCAGAAAACTACCAGATGAAATACTACTTTTATCACGGGTTGTCCTGGCCTCAG ctGTCTTACATCGCAGAGGATGAAAATGGAAAAATTGTGGGATATGTGCTGGCAAAGAT GGAGGAGGACCCAGACGATGTCCCCCATGGACACATCACATCCCTG GCAGTGAAGCGGTCCCACAGACGTCTCGGTCTAGCTCAGAAGCTGATGGACCAGGCTAGCCGGGCCATGATAGAAAACTTTAATGCTAAATATGTCTCGCTGCATGTCCGTAAAAG CAACCGAGCAGCCCTACACCTGtactcaaacacactcaaatTCCA GATTAGTGAGGTAGAGCCTAAATACTATGCAGATGGAGAGGATGCCTATGCTATGAAGAGAGATCTGGCTCATATGGCTGACGAGGTGACTTTTTCAAACAACTTGTAG